The Coriobacteriia bacterium DNA window GCTTCCCCGCTGGCGCGACGCCACCGGCAGACCAGAGCGCATCACGCTCGCGGGGCAGCGCTCGGATGCGCCGCGGCTCATGGCCGGCTTCGATGTCGCGACCTCGGCATCGCTGGGCGAGGCGTTTCCCATGGTCCTCATCGAGGCGATGGCCTGCGAGACACCGTGTGTGGCGACCGCTGTGGGCGACTCGGAGCTCATCGTGGGCGATGCGGGCGTGGTCGTGATGGCGGGTGACCCCGCGGCACTCGCCCAGGCGTGGATCGAGTTCCTCAGGCGACCTGCGGATGAACGCTCCGCGCTGGGCGTTCGCGCCCGGGAACGCGTGCTTGACAGCTACGCGATACAGTCGGTCGCCGGCCGAATCTGGCGCTCGTATCGGTGTGTGGGCCGCGGTGCTTCGGCGGTGCGTCAAGCGGCGAGGGGCCCTCACCCTCACGTTGCCTATCTGAGCCTCCAGGCTGTCACACAGGGCCAAGACAGCTGGGCGGCGGTCAACGAGATCGTGTCCGAGTGGCAGGAGTCGGGCTGGAACGTCGACCGATGGTTTCCGGACTATCCTGAGACGGGGGCGCCGGGTGCCGTGGGGCGTGCGCTGGAGATGTGGCGGTTGCAGCGCGAGCTCAAGCGCGATATCTATCTCTACGACGCGCTGTACGTCCGCGGACACACCATGGCATACCCCGGATCGCGCTGGGCGAGAGCCGCCGGAGTCCCCGTCTTCCAGGAATGCAACGGCACCTACGAGGACCTGTTCATCGCGTGGCCCGCTGCGAGATTGGGTCGGCCGCTGTTCGAGCACATGCAGCGCGCCCAGTACCGCGATGCCCGGTTCGTGTTCTGCGGTACCGAGCCGCAGCATCGCTGGCTCAATGCGGAGACAGGGCACGACCGGGTGATCGTGAGTCCCAATGGCGCCAACATCGAGCTCTTCACGCCTGCCGCCCCCCGACGGGAGGGTCTACCTGAGCGTTATGCTCTCTTCTTCGGGCAGTTCGCACCGTGGCAGGGTATCGAGGTGCTGGTGGCGGCCAAGCGAAGCAGCGAGTGGCCTAGCGGAGTCGATCTTGTGTTCGTGGGTGCGGGTGAGCGCGAACCGGTGGTCAGAGGCGCCGTGAACCACGATCAGGGCACCCACTACCTTGGGCGGCTACCGTACGAGGAGCTCGCGGGAGTGATCGCGCACAGCGTTGCATCCACATCGCCGCAGTTCACGCAGGAGCGCGGTTCGCAGGGGTTCTCGGCACTCAAGCTCTACGAGTCGATGGCGTGCGGCGTGCCGGTCATTGGTAGCGACTACCCGGGAGTTGCCGATGTGATCGAGCGCTACGATGCAGGAATCGTGGTCACTCCCGGCAAAGCCGATGAGCTCGCGCGAGCAGTAGCGACCCTCGCTGCCAATGAGAGCGAGGCCCGGCGCATGGGGGCCAACGGCAGGGCGGCCGTCGAGCGTGAGGCGACGTGGGCCGCGCGAGCGCAGCAGCGGCGCATCGTGATTGAAGCGGTGATGGGGGACCATCGCCAGCGGGCGGAGTGTGGCGCATGACGATCAGCCTGATCACCCCATGCTTGAATGCTGCGGAGACCATCGTGCGGACCTTCGATTCCGTCGAGGAACAAGGGGGGTCCCTGCACGAGCACCTGGTCATCGACGGTGGCTCGACCGATGGCACCGTCGGGCCCATCGAGGCGTACCAGGCTCGCATTGGCGCGCGGCTGAAGTGGGTCAGTGAGCCCGATCGAGGCATCTACGATGCGATGAACAAGGGGCTCGCGCTGGCAAGCGGCGACTGGGTACTCGTCTTGGGCGCAGACGACGCGCTTGAGCCCGGCGCACTGGCGGCGGTTGCCCACGCTGCTGCGGCGAATCCCGGCGCAGACCTGATCTACGGCGATGCCTACGTGCTTGAGCCTGATGGACGCAGACACCTGCAGAGCTCGATGCACGGCCCCAGACTAGCCTCGGGTCTACCGCTTGAGATGCCCGTCTGTCATCAGGCATGTGCTTTCTCAACACGAGCCTGCCGGCAGCTGGGCGGGTTCGACCTGCGGTACCAAATCGCCGCAGATTACGACTTCTATCTTCGATTTCATGAGGAGAAGCTGCGCTCCGTCAGGGTGCCTGCGCCCCTTGCAACCTACAGCCTCGAGGGTGTGAGCTCGCGTCTGGCTGTGGCAACGGCTCGGGACTACCGCGACGTGCGCATCGCGCACGGCATGCCTAAGGCAAGCGCCCAGTTGCGGATGGCGCGCTCGCTGGTCAATGTGTCGGCGATGAGGGTCCTGCGGAAGGCCGGCTGGGCTCGGGGGTAGGGGTCAGGGGCATACTGCGGGGCGCGCAAGGCAATGCGCACGGGGGTGATTGCCGCGCTTCAACTGCTAGAATCTCGTTGCTCAAGGCCTCAGCATGGTGTGCCCGATGCAGCAGCGAACCTAGTCCGCTCCTCCTTGACGATCGCGCGTCTGACTCGGAAGTGACGACCTACTGTGCCAAAGAACAAACGGAAGCGCGCCCAGAAGGGCGAACGGCCCGTCACCAACGCGCAACCCGCGCCTGCCGGCCTGTACGTGAAGCCGAGCTGGCGAGACGCTGTCTGCCTGCTTGTTGCCTTGCTCATGTACGTCACTGTCGCGCGAGGGCTGCTGTACTACGCGCCATTGATCCAGTTGCTCGCATTGGTCGGAGCAGTGGCCGGGCTCACTGCGGCGGCCCGCGTCAACGCCGCCGCAGTGGCGTTCGCCGCGTCGACAATGGGGCTTCTCGTGCTGCAGCCGTTCGTCATCGCCCGGGGGGTGGGCGACACCGCGTTTGCACAAAGCGCCATGGTGGCTTTTGGCAGTGCAGCCGTCGCGTGGGTTGTCCGATGGGCGGTGGAGACCTACGGCACGAAGGTTACGACCATCGTGCCGTGGATCATCGTGGGGCTCCTGACCGTGAACCTTTGGGCAACGGTGATCACACTGGACGCCCGCATCGTTACCGAGGACGGCCGCTCCGGGGCTGACATGCTGGGCGAGAACCCCGTTGTTGGCCAGCAGTGGAGCGATGAGGACTTCTACCGGCGCGTCCTGTGGCTGATGACACAAGAGGACGCGGGGTTCTATGAAGCGTTTCGCCAAGGCTACCAAGAGAACATTCGCTGGCAACGTGATCCGAACACCGTGCTGGCCGTGCGCTTGCCAACGGCGTTTCTGCTGTGGAACTACCTACCCGGCAAACCGTGGAGTCTGATAGTTGGCTACCTGGCTCTCGTCTCGGCGGCGGGTGGTGCGATCGCGTGGATGTCCGCGCGCCGCACGTCACTCACCTTGGGCATACCTGCTATCGCCGCCCTGTATGGGCTGGCACTGTCGGTCAGTACCTCGCGGCTGGTGTTGATGACCGAGGCGTGGGCGGTACCCTTTGCCGTCGTCTCGGTGTGTGCCGCCATCGTTTCGTTCGGACAGGACCGGTGGAAGGCGCTCACGGTTCTCTCGGTGGTGGCTGCAGTCGCGGCCGCGGGGCTGCGAGAGCTGATGGTGTACCTCTTTGTCGCTGGTATCGCGGCAGCACTGGTGGGCCCGCCTGAGCGCCGCACGTTCCGTGCGGTGATGTGGCTGGTCGGCTTCACCGTCGTGCTGGCGGGATACGTGGTGCATGCCGGGGCCGCTGCCGCGATCGTGACCAACACGGGGGGCGTGTCGCAGTGGTTCAACGGCGGGCCGAGCAACTTGGTGGCCGGCTTGGGCTATGCCGCTGAGTACATCGGAGGTACCGCGCTTGTTCCGGCGACGTTCGGAGTGCTTGCGCTTAGTGGCGCGGCAGCTTCGAACCTGACCGAAGAGCGGGTCTTTGCCGGGCTTTGCTGCGCACTTCCGCTCCTGAGCTTCCTGTTCGTGGGAAGCGACGCGGTGGATGTCGCCAAGGGGACCGCGATCAACTACTGGGGCATGATCGTTGTCCCCGTTCTGTTCGCTGTGTCTCCACTTGGCATCGAACGTCTGCTGACGTGGGCTGATCGCCCTCATGCCTGATACAATCCTCTGTCACACCCCGCGTCACGTGAAGGAGTCACCATCCATGCCGCGTGCCATGACGATCACCGAGAAGATCCTCGCCGCCCACGCCGGCCTCGATGAGGTCGAACCGGGTGAGCTCATCAACTGCCAGCTGGACATCGTGTTGTCGAACGACGTCACGGCGCCCATCGCCATCAAGGAGTTCGCCAAGATCGGCGTCCAGAAGGTTTGGGACCCCACGAAGGTCGTGATGGTGCCGGACCACTACACGCCCAACAAGGACATCAAGAGCGCCGAGCAGGCCAAGATCATGCGCGAGTTCGTGCGCGAGCAGGGCATCACTCACTACTACGAGATCGGCTGCATGGGCGTCGAGCATGCGCTGCTGCCCGAGCAGGGGGTGGTTGGCCCCGGCGACGTGATCATCGGCGCCGACTCTCACACCTGTACCTATGGCGCGCTGGGGGCGTTCGCCACGGGTGTGGGCTCTACCGACGCTGCCGTCGGTATGGCCACCGGCGAGGCCTGGTTCAAGGTCCCCGAGTCGATCAAGTTCAACATCACCGGCGAGCTGTCTCCGTGGGTGTGCGGCAAGGACATCATCTTGCATATCATCGGCATGATCGGTGTCGATGGTGCGCTGTATCAGGCGATGGAGTTCACGGGCGACACCA harbors:
- a CDS encoding glycosyltransferase, with product MLTSVSHDATAESFSARTKVAVVITGLQVGGAETFLGELLKHTPGDLEIRVFSLIDGGPIAERIEAMGIPVTGLGMEAGRPSVRALFELRGHLARFRPTIVHTWMYHADLLGGVAAKLAGVPHVIWHLHNSDLSPARVRLMTRLVVRVNGLFSRFLPSVVLSCSRAAVKTHVAYGYAAHKIVVVPNGVDTQRFAPQPEAAASVRAEFDIPESLPVIGLVARVDPQKNHEGFFEAVRLFFEMGGDAHFLLVGRGVTPDHWQLPRWRDATGRPERITLAGQRSDAPRLMAGFDVATSASLGEAFPMVLIEAMACETPCVATAVGDSELIVGDAGVVVMAGDPAALAQAWIEFLRRPADERSALGVRARERVLDSYAIQSVAGRIWRSYRCVGRGASAVRQAARGPHPHVAYLSLQAVTQGQDSWAAVNEIVSEWQESGWNVDRWFPDYPETGAPGAVGRALEMWRLQRELKRDIYLYDALYVRGHTMAYPGSRWARAAGVPVFQECNGTYEDLFIAWPAARLGRPLFEHMQRAQYRDARFVFCGTEPQHRWLNAETGHDRVIVSPNGANIELFTPAAPRREGLPERYALFFGQFAPWQGIEVLVAAKRSSEWPSGVDLVFVGAGEREPVVRGAVNHDQGTHYLGRLPYEELAGVIAHSVASTSPQFTQERGSQGFSALKLYESMACGVPVIGSDYPGVADVIERYDAGIVVTPGKADELARAVATLAANESEARRMGANGRAAVEREATWAARAQQRRIVIEAVMGDHRQRAECGA
- a CDS encoding glycosyltransferase family 2 protein; the encoded protein is MTISLITPCLNAAETIVRTFDSVEEQGGSLHEHLVIDGGSTDGTVGPIEAYQARIGARLKWVSEPDRGIYDAMNKGLALASGDWVLVLGADDALEPGALAAVAHAAAANPGADLIYGDAYVLEPDGRRHLQSSMHGPRLASGLPLEMPVCHQACAFSTRACRQLGGFDLRYQIAADYDFYLRFHEEKLRSVRVPAPLATYSLEGVSSRLAVATARDYRDVRIAHGMPKASAQLRMARSLVNVSAMRVLRKAGWARG